One segment of Brassica napus cultivar Da-Ae chromosome C3, Da-Ae, whole genome shotgun sequence DNA contains the following:
- the BNAC03G24900D gene encoding FCS-Like Zinc finger 3, producing the protein MASYYSAFFGSEEPHFLESCSLCSKHLGPNSDIFMYRGDTAFCSQECREEQIESDEAKERSWKLSARSLRKKSSEAAKDSAAGKTVRTGTLVVA; encoded by the exons ATGGCTTCGTATTACTCTGCGTTTTTCGGCAGTGAAGAGCCGCACTTTTTGGAATCATGCTCTCTTTGCAGTAAACACCTTGGTCCTAACTCCGACATCTTCATGTACAG AGGAGACACAGCGTTTTGTAGCCAAGAGTGTAGAGAAGAACAGATTGAATCTGATGAAGCCAAGGAGAGAAGCTGGAAactttctgctagatctctccGTAAAAAATCTTCCGAAGCTGCAAAGGATTCAGCCGCCGGAAAAACCGTACGGACAGGAACACTCGTGGTCGCGTAG
- the LOC106388366 gene encoding acyl carrier protein 1, mitochondrial, with product MALRTAVLRHLRVPVTGSNQSQIGFLGPIRAFSSHDDHLSKQEVVDRVLDVVKCFPKVDPAKVTPDVHFQKDLGLDSLDTVEIVMAIEEEFKLEIPDKEADKIDSCPLAIEYVFNHPMSS from the exons ATGGCACTGAGAACTGCAGTCCTTCGTCACCTTAGGGTTCCGGTGACGGGATCGAACCAGTCTCAAATTGGGTTCCTTGGTCCGATCCGTGCTTTCTCGTCGCACGATGATCATCTCAGCAAGCAGGAAGTCGTCGACAGAGTTCTCGATGTTGTCAAATGCTTCCCTAAAGTCGATCCAGCTAAG GTGACTCCTGATGTTCATTTTCAAAAGGATCTGGGGTTAGATAGTTTGGACACTGTGGAGATAGTGATGGCTATTGAAGAGGAGTTCAAGCTTGAGATCCCAGACAAAGAAGCTGACAAGATCGACTCTTGCCCTCTTGCCATTGAATACGTTTTCAACCATCCAATGTCTAGCTAA
- the LOC125584339 gene encoding putative casein kinase II subunit beta-4, which yields MYKDRSGGIMGSGGSSRSDLLTGAIDRKRINEALDKHLKKTSPSTSKGKDSNPSTSTAKSHLPDQSETDSEEEGSEVSGSEGDDDTSWISWFCSLRGNEFFCEVDEDYVQDDFNLCGLSGQVPYYDYALDLILDVESSNSDMFTEEQNELVESAAEMLYGLIHVRYILTTKGMAAMLEKYKNYDFGRCPRVFCCGQPCLPVGQSDIPRSSTVKIYCPKCEDVYYPRSKYQGNIDGAYFGTTFPHLFLMAYGNLKPQKPTQSYVPKIFGFKVHNKQ from the exons ATGTACAAAGATCGAAGCGGAGGCATAATGGGCAGTGGTGGGTCATCGAGATCGGACCTCCTCACCGGAGCTATAGATCGGAAACGGATCAACGAAGCTTTAGACAAACATCTCAAGAAAACTTCGCCTTCCACTTCTAAAGGCAAAGACTCAAACCCTTCAACCTCCACCGCTAAATCTCACCTTCCGGATCAATCTGAAACCGATAGCGAAGAAGAAGGATCTGAAGTGAGTGGCTCGGAAGGTGATGACGACACGTCGTGGATCTCGTGGTTCTGCAGCTTGAGAGGGAACGAGTTTTTCTGTGAAGTGGATGAGGATTATGTGCAGGATGATTTCAATCTCTGTGGGTTGAGTGGTCAAGTTCCTTACTATGATTATGCACTTGATCTCATCTTAGATGTTGAGTCATCAAACA GTGATATGTTTACTGAAGAACAGAATGAGCTGGTGGAATCAGCTGCTGAGATGTTGTATGGTCTTATTCATGTTCGTTACATTCTTACAACTAAAGGAATGGCTGCTATG TTGGAGAAGTACAAGAACTATGATTTTGGGAGATGTCCGAGAGTTTTCTGTTGCGGGCAGCCTTGTCTTCCGGTTGGGCAGTCTGATATACCAAGGTCGAGCACGGTGAAGATATACTGCCCTAAATGCGAGGATGTTTACTACCCGCGATCTAAATACCAAGGCa ACATTGATGGAGCTTACTTTGGGACTACTTTCCCACATTTGTTTCTCATGGCTTATGGGAACTTGAAACCGCAGAAGCCGACTCAAAGCTATGTTCCTAAAATCTTTGGATTTAAGGTGCACAACAAGCAATGA
- the LOC106385505 gene encoding cyclin-U4-1-like, whose translation MAELENPGVMPKLIAFLSALLERVAESNDLTRRVTTQSQSDSVFHGLSRPSITIQSYLERIYKYANCSSSCFVVAYVYLDRFTHRQPSLPINSFNVHRLLITSVMTAAKFLDDLYYNNAYYAKVGGISTKEMNLLELDFLFGLGFDLNVTPNTFHAYFSLLQKEMTLLQPLSLVVVPPRTVITFKDDEASHQKQQLAV comes from the exons atggCCGAGCTTGAGAATCCAGGAGTAATGCCGAAGCTAATAGCCTTCTTATCGGCGTTGCTAGAACGAGTTGCCGAGTCAAACGATCTGACAAGGCGAGTCACGACTCAGTCACAGAGTGATTCCGTGTTCCATGGACTGAGTCGACCTTCCATAACGATTCAGAGCTATCTCGAGAGGATTTACAAATACGCGAATTGTAGTTCTTCTTGCTTCGTTGTGGCTTATGTTTATCTCGACCGTTTCACTCACAGACAACCTTCGCTGCCGATCAATTCCTTCAATGTTCATCGTCTCCTCATTACCAGTGTCATGACCGCTGCTAAATTCCTCGATGATCT GTACTACAACAATGCTTATTACGCCAAAGTGGGAGGGATAAGCACGAAAGAGATGAATCTTCTGGAGCTAGATTTCTTATTCGGGTTAGGTTTTGATTTAAACGTGACGCCAAACACATTCCACGCTTACTTCTCTCTTCTTCAAAAGGAAATGACtcttcttcaacctctctccctcGTTGTTGTCCCGCCAAGAACTGTCATTACCTTCAAAGACGATGAAGCTTCTCATCAGAAACAACAACTTGCTGTTTGA
- the LOC106384016 gene encoding endoglucanase 15-like isoform X1, giving the protein MYCVLRTRSSQCFLTMQSMCIVLLLLSITSGKVSAGLNYGEALTKSLLYFEAQRSGKLPSDQIVEWRGDSAPGDGSDVNIDLSGGYYDAGDNMKFGFPLAFTTTMLAWGSVEMASQFQAHNEHQNVLVALKWATDYLIKAHPEPNVLYGQVGDVKLDHKCWMRPEDMINTSHPRPSYRIDAQHPGADLAGETAAAMAAASLAFAPFDAAYAKTLTSHAKDLFEFGKNHPGVYHDSITNAAGFYSSSGHEDELLWAAAWLHRATGDQMYLDYLTQASNSGGVRFAFSWDDKFVGAQVLAAKLVFEGKVKNEGKMAEYKRMAEQFICNCAQKGYSNVKKTPGGLLWFFSWENLQYTATASFVLSSYSKYLEAAQASVQCPNGVLQASDLLGLARAQVDYILGSNLKSMSYMVGFGTNYPNRPHHRGASIVSIKKDPKLKECSEGWKPWYNTSEPNPNVLVGAIVGGPDMNDVYQDERSDFQHNEPATVTVAPFVGVFAALA; this is encoded by the exons ATGTATTGCGTGTTAAGAACTAGGTCATCACAATGCTTCCTCACAATGCAAAGCATGTGCATTGTGTTGTTATTATTATCGATTACTAGTGGAAAAGTTTCTGCAGGTTTAAATTACGGAGAAGCTCTCACAAAGAGTCTTTTGTATTTTGAAGCTCAACGCTCTGGAAAATTGCCATCAGACCAAATAGTTGAATGGAGAGGAGATTCTGCACCTGGAGACGGTTCTGATGTTAAT ATTGATCTCAGTGGCGGGTATTATGATGCTGGAGACAACATGAAGTTTGGATTCCCATTGGCGTTCACCACAACGATGCTAGCTTGGGGCAGTGTAGAGATGGCATCTCAGTTCCAAGCCCACAATGAGCATCAAAACGTCCTTGTGGCTCTTAAATGGGCCACTGACTATCTCATTAAAGCTCATCCAGAGCCCAATGTACTTTACGGACAAGTGGGTGATGTTAAATTGGACCATaagtgctggatgagaccggaGGAcatgatcaacacttcacatcCACGTCCATCATACCGCATAGATGCTCAGCATCCAGGTGCTGACCTGGCCGGTGAGACAGCTGCTGCTATGGCTGCAGCTTCTCTAGCATTTGCTCCTTTTGACGCAGCGTATGCCAAAACACTCACTAGTCACGCTAAAGATCTATTTGAATTCGGTAAAAATCATCCTGGGGTCTATCATGACTCCATTACTAATGCGGCTGGCTTTTACTCGAGTAGTGGCCATGAAGATGAGTTGTTATGGGCTGCAGCTTGGCTTCACCGGGCCACCGGAGACCAGATGTATCTCGATTATTTAACACAAGCTTCTAATAGCGGAGGTGTGAGGTTTGCTTTCTCTTGGGACGATAAGTTCGTTGGGGCACAAGTATTGGCAGCCAAG CTTGTGTTTGAAGGGAAAGTGAAGAACGAAGGGAAGATGGCAGAGTATAAAAGAATGGCCGAGCAGTTTATCTGCAACTGTGCTCAAAAGGGTTATAGCAACGTTAAGAAAACTCCAGGAGGTTTACTTTGGTTCTTTTCATGGGAAAACCTCCAATACACAGCTACTGCTTCTTTCGTCTTATCAAGTTATAGTAAATACCTTGAGGCTGCACAAGCTTCCGTCCAGTGCCCTAATGGTGTTCTTCAAGCTTCTGATCTTCTCGGCCTCGCTCGGGCTCAG GTAGACTACATACTTGGGTCAAACCTCAAGAGCATGAGCTACATGGTTGGATTCGGGACCAATTATCCTAATAGACCACACCATAGAGGAGCCTCGATAGTGTCAATCAAGAAAGATCCTAAACTGAAGGAATGCAGTGAAGGGTGGAAACCTTGGTACAACACTTCTGAACCGAACCCTAATGTTTTGGTTGGAGCTATTGTAGGTGGACCGGATATGAACGATGTTTACCAAGATGAACGATCTGATTTTCAGCACAACGAGCCCGCCACTGTCACAGTTGCTCCTTTTGTTGGTGTTTTTGCTGCCCTCGCATGA
- the LOC106388367 gene encoding ras-related protein RABH1b, whose translation MAPVSALAKYKLVFLGDQSVGKTSIITRFMYDKFDNTYQATIGIDFLSKTMYLEDRTVRLQLWDTAGQERFRSLIPSYIRDSSVAVIVYDVASRQSFLNTTKWIDEVRTERGSDVIVVLVGNKTDLVDKRQVSIEEAEAKARELNVMFIETSAKAGFNIKALFRKIAAALPGMETLSSTKQEDMVDVNLKSSNANASLAQQQSGGCSC comes from the exons ATGGCGCCGGTCTCGGCACTCGCCAAGTATAAGCTCGTGTTTCTGGGAGATCAATCCGTGGGGAAGACGAGTATCATCACTCGGTTCATGTACGACAAATTCGATAACACTTACCAG GCCACGATTGGTATTGATTTTCTGTCAAAGACAATGTACCTCGAAGATCGGACTGTTAGACTGCAGTTGTG GGATACGGCAGGGCAAGAGAGATTCAGGAGTCTTATTCCGAGCTATATTAGGGATTCTTCTGTTGCTGTTATTGTCTATGATGTTGCAA GCAGGCAATCTTTCCTAAACACTACTAAGTGGATCGATGAGGTTAGGACAGAGCGTGGTAGTGATGTCATTGTCGTTCTTGTGGGAAATAAAACCGACCTTGTCGACAAAAG GCAAGTGTCAATAGAGGAAGCAGAAGCCAAGGCTCGTGAGCTTAATGTAATGTTTATCGAAACCAGTGCCAAAGCAGGCTTCAACATAAAG GCGCTTTTCCGCAAGATCGCAGCAGCTTTGCCAGGAATGGAAACACTGTCTTCGACAAAGCAAGAGGATATGGTTGATGTCAATCTCAAGTCTTCCAACGCCAATGCATCTTTGGCTCAGCAGCAATCAGGAGGATGTTCTTGTTAA
- the LOC106384016 gene encoding endoglucanase 15-like isoform X2, translated as MYCVLRTRSSQCFLTMQSMCIVLLLLSITSGKVSAGLNYGEALTKSLLYFEAQRSGKLPSDQIVEWRGDSAPGDGSDVNIDLSGGYYDAGDNMKFGFPLAFTTTMLAWGSVEMASQFQAHNEHQNVLVALKWATDYLIKAHPEPNVLYGQVGDVKLDHKCWMRPEDMINTSHPRPSYRIDAQHPGADLAGETAAAMAAASLAFAPFDAAGHEDELLWAAAWLHRATGDQMYLDYLTQASNSGGVRFAFSWDDKFVGAQVLAAKLVFEGKVKNEGKMAEYKRMAEQFICNCAQKGYSNVKKTPGGLLWFFSWENLQYTATASFVLSSYSKYLEAAQASVQCPNGVLQASDLLGLARAQVDYILGSNLKSMSYMVGFGTNYPNRPHHRGASIVSIKKDPKLKECSEGWKPWYNTSEPNPNVLVGAIVGGPDMNDVYQDERSDFQHNEPATVTVAPFVGVFAALA; from the exons ATGTATTGCGTGTTAAGAACTAGGTCATCACAATGCTTCCTCACAATGCAAAGCATGTGCATTGTGTTGTTATTATTATCGATTACTAGTGGAAAAGTTTCTGCAGGTTTAAATTACGGAGAAGCTCTCACAAAGAGTCTTTTGTATTTTGAAGCTCAACGCTCTGGAAAATTGCCATCAGACCAAATAGTTGAATGGAGAGGAGATTCTGCACCTGGAGACGGTTCTGATGTTAAT ATTGATCTCAGTGGCGGGTATTATGATGCTGGAGACAACATGAAGTTTGGATTCCCATTGGCGTTCACCACAACGATGCTAGCTTGGGGCAGTGTAGAGATGGCATCTCAGTTCCAAGCCCACAATGAGCATCAAAACGTCCTTGTGGCTCTTAAATGGGCCACTGACTATCTCATTAAAGCTCATCCAGAGCCCAATGTACTTTACGGACAAGTGGGTGATGTTAAATTGGACCATaagtgctggatgagaccggaGGAcatgatcaacacttcacatcCACGTCCATCATACCGCATAGATGCTCAGCATCCAGGTGCTGACCTGGCCGGTGAGACAGCTGCTGCTATGGCTGCAGCTTCTCTAGCATTTGCTCCTTTTGACGCAGC TGGCCATGAAGATGAGTTGTTATGGGCTGCAGCTTGGCTTCACCGGGCCACCGGAGACCAGATGTATCTCGATTATTTAACACAAGCTTCTAATAGCGGAGGTGTGAGGTTTGCTTTCTCTTGGGACGATAAGTTCGTTGGGGCACAAGTATTGGCAGCCAAG CTTGTGTTTGAAGGGAAAGTGAAGAACGAAGGGAAGATGGCAGAGTATAAAAGAATGGCCGAGCAGTTTATCTGCAACTGTGCTCAAAAGGGTTATAGCAACGTTAAGAAAACTCCAGGAGGTTTACTTTGGTTCTTTTCATGGGAAAACCTCCAATACACAGCTACTGCTTCTTTCGTCTTATCAAGTTATAGTAAATACCTTGAGGCTGCACAAGCTTCCGTCCAGTGCCCTAATGGTGTTCTTCAAGCTTCTGATCTTCTCGGCCTCGCTCGGGCTCAG GTAGACTACATACTTGGGTCAAACCTCAAGAGCATGAGCTACATGGTTGGATTCGGGACCAATTATCCTAATAGACCACACCATAGAGGAGCCTCGATAGTGTCAATCAAGAAAGATCCTAAACTGAAGGAATGCAGTGAAGGGTGGAAACCTTGGTACAACACTTCTGAACCGAACCCTAATGTTTTGGTTGGAGCTATTGTAGGTGGACCGGATATGAACGATGTTTACCAAGATGAACGATCTGATTTTCAGCACAACGAGCCCGCCACTGTCACAGTTGCTCCTTTTGTTGGTGTTTTTGCTGCCCTCGCATGA
- the LOC106388364 gene encoding trihelix transcription factor ASIL2, giving the protein MSDPDSPLEQDPIQDPLPVRNQSPPPQPDDSVTDLKIASTPAVAKNSRRLPPPCWSLEETIALIDGYRDKWHALNRGNLKANHWEEVAEAVAGNCPGVTPKKTAVQCRHKMEKLRKRYRTEIQRARSVPVARFVSSWVHYKRMEAMEDRPESKPGGGDEERAELYGGGGSVGRSTPRFFNRNGTAGGSSSSGGIRIRIPTGVSIAQPGPRFPGKIDPKYTASASSRLGRVGGGTSYGARGVRIQEGEERAGKRGREMMMMMTMTTEEEEEESDDPMVEIASAIKLLGDTLLRTEEKKMEMTREIEAMRMEMEMKRTKMILESQQRIVEAFAKSMSENLEEKKKKARRVSSLPP; this is encoded by the coding sequence ATGTCTGATCCAGATTCTCCGTTGGAACAAGATCCGATTCAGGATCCGTTACCGGTGCGTAACCAATCGCCTCCGCCGCAACCAGACGATTCCGTTACCGATCTGAAGATCGCCTCCACCCCCGCGGTGGCCAAGAACTCTAGGCGCTTGCCTCCGCCGTGCTGGTCTCTAGAGGAGACGATCGCGCTCATCGACGGCTACCGCGACAAATGGCACGCTCTCAACCGTGGAAACCTCAAGGCGAATCACTGGGAGGAAGTCGCGGAAGCGGTGGCCGGTAATTGCCCCGGCGTGACGCCGAAGAAAACCGCCGTTCAGTGCCGGCACAAGATGGAGAAGCTGAGGAAAAGGTACCGCACGGAGATCCAGCGAGCGAGATCTGTGCCGGTGGCGAGGTTTGTATCCTCTTGGGTCCACTATAAGCGAATGGAAGCCATGGAGGATCGCCCGGAGAGCAAGCCCGGCGGTGGAGACGAGGAAAGAGCCGAGCTTTACGGCGGAGGAGGTTCTGTCGGGAGGTCAACGCCGAGGTTCTTTAACAGGAATGGTACCGCCGGAGGGAGTAGCAGCAGCGGTGGGATCAGAATTCGGATTCCGACGGGAGTGAGTATAGCTCAGCCGGGGCCGAGGTTTCCCGGTAAGATCGATCCGAAATACACGGCGAGTGCAAGTTCAAGACTTGGTCGTGTCGGAGGAGGAACCAGTTACGGAGCTAGGGGTGTGAGAAttcaagaaggagaagagagagcaGGGAAACGAGGGagggagatgatgatgatgatgacgatgacgacggaggaggaggaggaggagtctGATGATCCAATGGTGGAGATAGCGAGTGCGATCAAGCTACTTGGAGATACGTTGTTGAGaacagaggagaagaagatggagatgacgAGAGAGATAGAAGCGATGAGGATGGAAATGGAGATGAAGAGGACAAAGATGATATTGGAATCTCAACAACGAATCGTTGAGGCGTTTGCTAAAAGCATGTCTGAAAAtttggaggagaagaagaagaaagcaagaAGAGTATCTTCCTTACCCCCATGA
- the LOC106386312 gene encoding uncharacterized protein LOC106386312, protein MNFPFEETNVLTFFSSSSSSLSSPSFPIYNSSSTTNTTYAPLGFSNNLQDGGPLGSKVVNDDQDNIRGGINNDVHSNSWWRSSSESGEMKNKVKIRRKLREPRFCFQTKSDVDVLDDGYKWRKYGQKVVKNSLHPSRSVIIDYIIVIIIFILERYCKLSVTVAMENQNTLRWTAEAITHLAAEFNEADIQTAFLNLPKSKAPGPDGYPAEFFKANWSMVGKDMIAAVKEFLSTGCLLQQWNSTIISLIPKKANANRMTEFRPISCCNTVYKVASKLLANRLKAALPKLIFSAQSTFVPGRLLAENVLLATELVAGYKWKDISKRCILKVDLQKAFDSINWDFVLNTLEALEFPTHFRKLVSQCITTTRFSVSVNGELCGYFKGTKGLRQGDPLSPYLFVIALEVFSQMLNVKFRAEDIGYHPWTADLEVTHLAFADDLMIFFDGEKNSFANIVDTMELFATWSGLRMNKEKTELFVGGLNQVETTDLTSLGFTLGSMPFRYLGLPLMHRKLRISEYRPLLVKISGHFTAWSSKKLSYAGRAELIKSVIYGNINLWTSAFVLPKGCLQQIQSLCSRFLWTGNVTDRGVAKIAWSTLIWRLYIPNPSLWASWIKKCRIGDESLWSLEAKNAGSETWRSLLNLRSLTTNFLRAEVGNGETTSFWWDIWTPLGRLINVFGDTGPRELSIPLFASVADSCNENGWRLRGARSPAAETLHIHLTSIHLPSSLQTEDVFYWLVDGENLDDFSASRTWEAIRNRAPAVTWSNSVWFKMATPRHAFLMWIAQNDRMPTRVRLASWGLGVSSNCCLCDSAPETRDHLLLRCDISKQRYNLGKTAQQEEFQEPYAFLADE, encoded by the exons ATGAACTTCCCATTTGAAGAAACTAATGTCTtaaccttcttctcttcttcttcctcttctctctcctctccttcTTTCCCCATCTATAACTCTTCTTCTACCACTAATACTACTTATGCACCTCTAGGGTTTTCGAATAATCTTCAG GATGGAGGACCCTTGGGATCAAAGGTGGTTAATGATGATCAGGATAACATTAGAGGTGGAATTAACAATGATGTGCATTCTAATTCTTG GTGGAGATCAAGTAGTGAGAGTGGAGAGATGAAGAACAAAGTGAAGATAAGGAGGAAACTAAGAGAGCCAAGGTTTTGTTTCCAGACAAAAAGCGATGTGGACGTTCTGGACGATGGCTACAAATGGCGCAAATATGGTCAGAAAGTCGTCAAGAACAGCCTTCACCCCAG CCGGAGCGTAATCATAGACTacatcatcgtcatcatcatcttcattctTGAAAGATACTGCAAATTGAGTGTGACCGTTGCAATGGAGAACCAA AACACATTGAGATGGACCGCAGAAGCTATTACCCATCTTGCTGCTGAGTTCAATGAAGCGGACATTCAGACAGCCTTTCTAAACCTTCCTAAGTCCAAAGCCCCTGGACCGGATGGATACCCTGCAGAGTTTTTCAAAGCGAACTGGAGTATGGTGGGGAAAGACATGATCGCAGCAGTTAAAGAGTTTCTGTCGACTGGATGTCTTCTTCAACAATGGAATTCAACAATTATTTCCTTGATCCCAAAGAAGGCCAATGCGAACCGGATGACTGAATTTAGACCAATATCTTGCTGCAACACTGTGTACAAGGTAGCCTCTAAGCTGTTGGCTAACAGACTTAAGGCTGCTCTGCCAAAGCTTATTTTCTCTGCCCAATCAACGTTTGTCCCGGGACGTCTTCTTGCTGAAAATGTTCTTCTAGCAACAGAGCTTGTGGCTGGATACAAATGGAAAGACATCTCAAAGCGTTGTATACTGAAAGTGGACCTACAGAAAGCTTTCGATTCAATCAATTGGGATTTCGTTTTGAACACTCTTGAAGCTCTCGAGTTTCCCACCCATTTCAGGAAGTTAGTCTCCCAATGCATCACGACTACCAGATTCTCTGTATCTGTCAACGGAGAATTGTGTGGCTATTTTAAGGGAACAAAGGGTTTACGCCAGGGCGACCCACTCTCTCCCTATCTTTTTGTCATTGCGCTGGAAGTGTTCTCTCAAATGCTAAATGTGAAGTTCAGAGCTGAAGATATTGGTTATCACCCGTGGACAGCAGACCTTGAGGTAACCCATCTTGCTTTTGCTGATGATCTGATGATATTCTTTGATGGTGAAAAGAACTCTTTTGCTAATATTGTTGATACTATGGAGTTATTTGCTACCTGGTCTGGTTTGAGGATGAACAAAGAAAAGACAGAACTCTTTGTAGGTGGTTTGAACCAAGTTGAAACTACTGATTTGACAAGTCTAGGTTTCACTTTGGGTTCAATGCCATTCCGCTACTTGGGTCTTCCTCTGATGCACCGCAAGCTGCGCATTTCTGAATACAGGCCACTCTTGGTGAAAATCTCGGGTCACTTCACTGCTTGGTCTTCTAAAAAGCTTTCTTATGCTGGTCGAGCTGAGTTGATTAAATCGGTTATCTAtggaaatataaatttatggaCCTCTGCTTTTGTTCTTCCAAAAGGATGCTTGCAGCAAATTCAGAGCTTGTGCTCCCGCTTCCTATGGACTGGAAATGTTACTGATCGTGGAGTTGCAAAGATTGCGTGGAGTACA CTGATCTGGAGGTTATATATCCCTAACCCATCTTTATGGGCTTCTTGGATTAAGAAGTGCAGAATTGGAGATGAGAGTTTATGGAGTCTCGAAGCTAAAAATGCGGGTTCAGAGACATGGAGATCTCTCTTAAACCTGCGATCTTTAACTACAAACTTCTTGAGAGCAGAGGTTGGAAATGGTGAAACTACAAGCTTTTGGTGGGATATCTGGACCCCTTTAGGTCGCTTAATCAACGTATTCGGCGACACAGGTCCTCGTGAGCTCTCAATTCCTTTATTTGCTTCAGTTGCTGATAGCTGTAATGAAAATGGTTGGAGACTGAGAGGTGCGCGCTCGCCTGCTGCAGAGACCCTCCATATTCATCTCACGAGTATACATCTGCCGTCATCCTTACAAACTGAGGATGTATTTTACTGGCTTGTGGATGGGGAGAACTTAGATGACTTCTCTGCCTCTCGGACATGGGAGGCGATTAGAAACAGAGCTCCTGCAGTCACTTGGTCAAACAGTGTATGGTTCAAAATGGCAACTCCTCGACATGCTTTCCTCATGTGGATCGCACAGAACGATAGGATGCCAACTAGAGTGAGGCTCGCAAGCTGGGGCCTTGGGGTTTCATCAAACTGTTGCCTCTGTGACTCAGCGCCGGAGACCCGTGACCATCTGCTCCTGCGTTGTGATATCAGTAAACAG AGATACAATCTTGGGAAAACAGCACAGCAAGAAGAGTTTCAAGAACCTTATGCTTTCTTGGCTGATGAATGA